The genomic window GGGAATGGTGGCGACCCACCATTGTTCGAAGATGAAGCGCTTGGCCGTCGCAATCATCGCACCCCATTCCGGCGAAGGCGGCTGCGCACCCATGCCGAGGAAGCCGAGGCTGGCGGCGGTGATGATGATCGAGCTCATGTCGAGCGTGATGCGCACGATAAGGCTCGGCACGCAGAGCGGCGCAATGTGACGCGCAATGATGCGCCAGGCGGAAGCGCCGGTCAGCCTATAAGCCGCGACGAAGTCGCTGCCGCGCACCGTCATGGTCTCGGCGCGGGCCAGACGCGCATAGGGCGGCCATGCGGTGAGCGCAATGGCGAGAATGGCGCTTTCGACGCCCGGCTTCAGCGCCGCGACGAAGGCGAGTGCCAGAATGAGGCGCGGGAAGGCGAGAAACACATCCGTCACCCGCATCAGCACCGTATCGACGATACCGCCAAAATAACCGGCGATACAGCCGATGGCGAGGCCGATGGGTGCCACGAGAACGACGACGGCAATGACCATGCCGAGCGTGACGCGGCCACCATAGAGAATACGCGAGAGAATATCGCGGCCCAGCTCATCCGTGCCGAACCAGTGTTCGGCATTTGGAAACGCTAAGC from Agrobacterium tumefaciens includes these protein-coding regions:
- the nikC gene encoding nickel transporter permease — encoded protein: MMLANFRNWALDETPHSRTQAAWGNRYRIWLNLKSNPLAVIGLIIIVLFIALSLLAPLLAPYDPAMQNLGNRLAFPNAEHWFGTDELGRDILSRILYGGRVTLGMVIAVVVLVAPIGLAIGCIAGYFGGIVDTVLMRVTDVFLAFPRLILALAFVAALKPGVESAILAIALTAWPPYARLARAETMTVRGSDFVAAYRLTGASAWRIIARHIAPLCVPSLIVRITLDMSSIIITAASLGFLGMGAQPPSPEWGAMIATAKRFIFEQWWVATIPGIAIFLVSLAFNFLGDGLRDVLDPKGH